From the genome of Vigna angularis cultivar LongXiaoDou No.4 chromosome 11, ASM1680809v1, whole genome shotgun sequence, one region includes:
- the LOC108333766 gene encoding EPIDERMAL PATTERNING FACTOR-like protein 3 isoform X2, with the protein MSNPGPQEAPVPMSSPQNTVESEKGLMDKKVMSDSMEKTYNIGVRKIGSIPPSCDHKCYGCTPCEAIQVPSTSSRNNHLGLQYSNYEPESWKCKCGPSLYSP; encoded by the exons ATGTCCAATCCAG GCCCCCAAGAGGCACCAGTACCAATGTCTTCACCACAGAATACTGTAGAATCAGAAAAG GGTCTAATGGACAAGAAAGTTATGTCGGATTCAATGGAAAAAACATACAACATAGGAGTGAGGAAAATAGGATCAATTCCACCAAGTTGTGACCACAAGTGTTATGGTTGCACTCCATGTGAAGCTATTCAAGTTCCCAGCACCAGCAGTAGAAACAATCATTTGGGTTTGCAGTACTCAAATTATGAGCCAGAGAGTTGGAAATGCAAGTGTGGTCCTTCCCTCTACAGCCCCTga
- the LOC108332953 gene encoding coatomer subunit zeta-2-like produces the protein MASQDSCPLIKNILLLDSDGKRVAVRYFSEDWPTNSSKIAFEKFVFSKTVKTNARTEAEITLLDNNVIIYKFVQDLHFFVTGGDHENEIILASVLQGFFDAVTLLLRNNVDKREALENLDLILLCLDEIVDGGMILETNGPLIAEKVTSHSMDGESPLTEQTLSQAWTTAREHLTRTLLK, from the exons ATGGCTTCCCAG GACTCATGTCCGTTGATAAAGaatattcttcttcttgattCAGACGGAAAGCGTGTGGCGGTCAGGTATTTTTCAGAGGACTGGCCAACTAACAGCTCAAAGATTGCTTTTGAGAAGTTTGTGTTCAGTAAGACAGTTAAGACAAATGCTCGAACAGAAG CTGAGATCACATTGCTCGACAACAATgtcattatttacaaatttgtaCAAGATCTCCATTTCTTTGTCACTGGCGGCGATCATGAAAATGAGATCATTTTAGCTTCAGTTCTTCAGGGTTTCTTTGATGCAGTCACGCTTCTCTTAAG GAACAATGTTGACAAAAGAGAGGCGCTTGAAAACTTGGATCTTATTCTTTTATGCCTTGATGAGATTGTGGATGGAGG GATGATACTAGAAACAAATGGACCGCTCATTGCTGAAAAAGTGACCTCCCATAGCATGGATGGCGAGTCCCCCCTGACTGAGCAG ACACTAAGTCAAGCCTGGACTACAGCCAGAGAACATTTGACAAGAACCCTTCTAAAATGA
- the LOC108332954 gene encoding IQ domain-containing protein IQM4, whose protein sequence is MGIFAVNKEGEVTVSFENDINLNDFFKPDQIADATAEKSTSLKRRKVGNLKLQTAFSFKYMLSLEDLFSKQKPEQMFSPEPYSQLEVAVIKLQKVYKSYRIRRILADCAVVCEELWWKDSVITATRCSTSHFDPEKSETAISKWARARMMAAKVGKGLSKDDKAQKFALRHWLEAIDPRHRYGHNLHFYYEVWFRSQSYQPFFYWLDVGDGKKEELKACPRRDLQDQCIKYLGPKEREAYEVIVEGGRLVYRESKKLVHTTEESKWIFVLSLSRVLYVGQKNKGHFQHSSFLAGGATIASGRLVAQHGVLQAIWPYSGHYRPTEKNFMEFISFLEEHSVDMTNVKKDAVDEDVPPSQPANDEELAFEYMEGNVGGSDSVTANNNGKEKVEEDSVHENKPMSSKWSTGVGPRIGCVRGYPTKFQVQALEQLNLSPGDNQGTFADKAPIPSPRPRTKHLSPKLVNMGLPSPMLQGH, encoded by the exons ATGGGAATATTTGCGGTAAACAAGGAAGGAGAAGTCACAGTGAGCTTCGAGAACGACATAAATCTGAATGATTTCTTTAAGCCTGATCAGATAGCTGATGCAACTGCTGAAAAATCTACAAGTTTGAAAAGAAGGAAGGTTGGAAATCTGAAGCTCCAAACCGCATTCTCGTTCAAATATATGCTTTCACTAGAGGATTTGTTCAGCAAACAAAAACCAGAACAAATGTTTTCTCCAGAGCCCTATTCTCAGCTTGAAGTAGCAGTAATTAAGCTTCAGAAAGTCTACAAGAGTTACAGGATCAGAAGAATTCTGGCTGATTGTGCAGTTGTATGCGAGGAGCTGTG GTGGAAGGATTCGGTGATTACTGCTACCAGGTGTTCTACATCCCATTTTGACCCTGAAAAATCAGAAACAGCTATTTCAAAATGGGCAAGGGCTAGGATGATGGCTGCTAag GTGGGAAAAGGTTTGTCCAAAGATGATAAGGCACAGAAATTCGCACTGAGACACTGGCTTGAAGCT ATTGATCCCCGTCATCGTTATGGTCACAATCTTCATTTCTACTATGAAGTCTGGTTTCGTAGCCAGAGCTATCAGCCTTTTTTCTACTG GTTGGATGTTGGAGATGGCAAAAAAGAGGAGCTAAAAGCATGTCCTAGAAGGGACTTGCAGGACCAGTGCATAAAGTACCTTGGACCT AAAGAAAGGGAAGCATATGAAGTGATTGTAGAGGGAGGGAGGCTTGTTTATAGAGAGAGCAAGAAACTTGTACACACTACCGAGGAATCCAAGTGGATTTTTGTTCTTAGCTTATCTAGAGTTTTGTATGTTGGGCAGAAGAATAAAGGCCATTTTCAGCACTCTAGTTTTCTGGCTGGTGGTGCAACCATTGCATCTGGAAGATTGGTTGCTCAGCATGGAGTTCTTCAA GCTATATGGCCATACAGTGGTCACTACCGTCCAACAGAGAAAAATTTCATGGAATTCATTAGCTTCTTGGAGGAACACAGTGTGGATATGACAAATGTAAAG AAAGATGCAGTGGATGAAGATGTTCCACCTTCTCAACCTGCCAATGATGAGGAGCTGGCCTTTGAATACATGGAAGGCAATGTGGGTGGCAGTGACTCTGTCACTGCTAATAATAATGGTAAagaaaaagtggaagaagatTCAGTACATGAGAACAAGCCAATGTCAAGCAAATGGAGTACTGGAGTAGGTCCTCGGATTGGTTGTGTGAGAGGATATCCAACAAAATTCCAAGTGCAGGCACTTGAACAGCTCAATCTTTCACCTGGAGACAACCAGGGAACATTTGCAGACAAAGCACCAATTCCTTCTCCCAGACCAAGAACCAAACATCTGTCACCTAAGCTTGTGAACATGGGACTTCCTAGCCCTATGCTACAAGGACATTGA
- the LOC108333766 gene encoding EPIDERMAL PATTERNING FACTOR-like protein 3 isoform X1, whose translation MKVTLCCFLLLALQITSWESAVLATRSFPPSDTMSNPGPQEAPVPMSSPQNTVESEKGLMDKKVMSDSMEKTYNIGVRKIGSIPPSCDHKCYGCTPCEAIQVPSTSSRNNHLGLQYSNYEPESWKCKCGPSLYSP comes from the exons atgaaagtaaCATTATGTTGTTTTCTTCTGCTAGCTCTACAAATAACTAGTTGGGAATCTGCAGTTTTAGCCACAAGATCCTTTCCTCCTTCTGATACCATGTCCAATCCAG GCCCCCAAGAGGCACCAGTACCAATGTCTTCACCACAGAATACTGTAGAATCAGAAAAG GGTCTAATGGACAAGAAAGTTATGTCGGATTCAATGGAAAAAACATACAACATAGGAGTGAGGAAAATAGGATCAATTCCACCAAGTTGTGACCACAAGTGTTATGGTTGCACTCCATGTGAAGCTATTCAAGTTCCCAGCACCAGCAGTAGAAACAATCATTTGGGTTTGCAGTACTCAAATTATGAGCCAGAGAGTTGGAAATGCAAGTGTGGTCCTTCCCTCTACAGCCCCTga